The Raphanus sativus cultivar WK10039 chromosome 2, ASM80110v3, whole genome shotgun sequence genome includes a region encoding these proteins:
- the LOC108816705 gene encoding uncharacterized protein LOC108816705: protein MAARYNNSYDSRSSVTSSIQSDPSSSAEFKSNKAIVRSKPSYLTKTAKPDTNPGNLTCMMMKKLMDMKKSNPKSKRVELLIPHELKKLDAVRGGGGGGGGKSALGTLQRKLFGKEKEKVKALTEVKGNNTRTLSMVLRSERELLSMNKDQEIEISELKFQLEEKNREVEKLKDLCLKQREEIKSLKSAVLFPDGMNSEMRELNEARQIIPNLQKQVLSLNGQLQCIAQDLAEVKANKYISESCYWQAQTSSYDSLEFSSGSPDRLALEDLNPCLTPYAKTKPKEFERVDSAEESLSGRSTVTNTGGKGKSSSKSVKMSRSSEGKAGRRLEESKGWHRGGRMF, encoded by the exons ATGGCAGCTCGATACAACAACTCTTACGATTCAAGATCATCCGTAACTTCCTCAATCCAATCGGATCCGTCTTCCTCCGCCGAATTCAAATCCAACAAGGCCATCGTCAGATCCAAACCTTCCTACTTAACCAAAACAGCTAAACCGGACACTAATCCTGGAAACCTCACCTgtatgatgatgaagaagctcATGGACATGAAGAAATCTAATCCCAAGAGTAAAAGGGTCGAGCTTTTGATTCCCCACGAACTCAAGAAACTCGATGCTGttcgaggaggaggaggaggaggaggagggaagAGTGCATTGGGAACGCTGCAGAGGAAGCTGTTCGGGAAGGAGAAGGAAAAGGTGAAGGCTTTGACTGAGGTTAAAGGGAACAATACGAGGACTCTCTCTATGGTTCTGAGAAGCGAGAGGGAGCTCCTGAGCATGAACAAGGACCAGGAGATTGAAATCTCTGAGCTTAAGTTTCAGCTTGAAGAGAAGAATCGAGAA GTGGAGAAGTTGAAGGATCTGTGtctgaagcaaagggaggagataAAGTCGCTGAAAAGCGCGGTTCTGTTTCCAGATGGGATGAACAGCGAAATGCGGGAGCTGAATGAGGCGAGGCAGATCATCCCTAACCTTCAAAAGCAGGTTCTTTCACTCAATGGCCAGCTCCAATGCATTGCTCAAGACCTTGCCGAG GTGAAGGCGAACAAGTACATATCAGAAAGCTGTTACTGGCAAGCACAGACGTCTTCCTATGATTCTCTG GAATTCAGCTCAGGCAGCCCTGATAGATTGGCTCTGGAAGATCTGAATCCATGCTTAACCCCTTACGCCAAGACGAAGCCCAAG GAGTTTGAGAGGGTGGATTCAGCAGAAGAGAGCTTATCAGGGAGAAGCACTGTAACAAATACAGGAGGTAAAGGCAAATCGAGTTCAAAAAGTGTGAAGATGTCAAGGAGCTCAGAGGGAAAGGCAGGACGGAGACTAGAGGAGAGCAAAGGATGGCATAGGGGTGGGAGAATGTTTTGA
- the LOC108842970 gene encoding scarecrow-like protein 13, with protein sequence MQTSQKHHSAAGLHMLYPQVHCSPQFQVIDNNNKKKNKNNAFSDTTPSKESFFTLESSTASVGPLPSYESPSVSITSGPSQFSPQASHSHSHSCISSDLLHPSPENMYGSPLSGASSSHVYDEAGFKSKIRELEVSLLSGDPKVEEYSGFSPAAGKSWNWEELLALTPQLDLKEVLVEAARAVDEGDVATACGFIDVLEQMVSVSGSPIQRLGTYMAEGLRARLQGTGGNIYRALKCNEPTGRELMSYMGVLYEICPYWKFAYTAANAAILEAVAGEKRVHIIDFQIAQGSQYMFLINELAKRPGGPPLLRVTGVDDSQSRFARGGGLNLVGEKLANMAQSCGVPFQFHDAIMEGCKVQREHLGVEPGFAVVVNFPYVLHHMPDESVSVENHRDRLLHLIKSLGPRLVTLVEQESNTNTSPFLSRFVETLDYYTAMFESIDAARPRDDKQRISAEQHCVARDIVNMIACEEGERVERHEVLGKWRVRMMMAGFMGWPVVSSAAFPASEMLKGYDENYKLGESEGALYLFWKRRPMATCSAWKPNPNHFM encoded by the coding sequence ATGCAAACGTCTCAGAAACATCACAGTGCGGCTGGACTGCACATGCTGTATCCTCAAGTCCACTGTTCACCTCAGTTCCAAGTCATAGAcaataataataagaagaagaataagaataaTGCCTTCTCTGACACCACCCCATCCAAAGAAAGCTTCTTCACTCTCGAATCCTCCACTGCTTCTGTTGGTCCTCTTCCTTCTTACGAGTCCCCTTCCGTGAGCATCACGTCTGGTCCAAGCCAGTTTTCTCCTCAGGCctctcactctcactctcaCTCCTGCATCTCCTCCGACCTCCTCCATCCTTCCCCTGAAAACATGTACGGATCTCCCTTGAGCGGCGCGTCTTCTTCTCACGTCTACGACGAAGCCGGGTTCAAGAGCAAGATCCGGGAACTCGAGGTCTCGCTGCTGAGCGGTGATCCCAAAGTCGAAGAGTACTCAGGCTTCAGCCCCGCTGCTGGGAAGTCGTGGAACTGGGAGGAGCTCTTGGCGTTGACTCCGCAGCTGGACTTGAAAGAGGTGCTCGTGGAAGCTGCCAGAGCGGTCGACGAAGGTGACGTGGCTACAGCGTGTGGGTTCATCGACGTTCTGGAGCAGATGGTGTCTGTCTCGGGGAGTCCGATCCAACGGCTAGGCACTTACATGGCGGAAGGGCTTAGGGCGAGGCTTCAAGGCACCGGTGGCAATATCTACAGAGCGTTGAAATGCAACGAACCGACGGGGAGGGAGCTCATGTCTTACATGGGAGTTCTCTACGAGATCTGCCCTTACTGGAAGTTCGCGTACACGGCTGCGAACGCCGCCATCTTGGAAGCTGTGGCTGGGGAGAAGAGAGTCCACATCATCGATTTCCAGATCGCTCAGGGGTCGCAGTACATGTTTCTCATCAACGAGCTCGCTAAACGCCCCGGTGGACCGCCTTTGCTACGTGTTACCGGTGTGGATGATTCGCAGTCAAGGTTTGCTCGTGGTGGAGGGCTTAACTTGGTAGGTGAGAAGCTCGCAAACATGGCGCAGTCGTGCGGTGTACCGTTTCAGTTCCACGATGCGATCATGGAAGGATGCAAGGTGCAGAGGGAGCACCTCGGGGTGGAGCCTGGCTTTGCGGTCGTTGTGAACTTCCCTTACGTGCTGCACCACATGCCTGACGAGAGCGTGAGCGTCGAGAATCACAGAGACAGGCTGCTCCATCTGATCAAGAGCCTTGGACCGAGACTCGTGACGCTAGTGGAGCAAGAGTCCAACACCAACACTTCTCCCTTCCTCTCGAGGTTCGTGGAGACGCTGGATTACTACACGGCGATGTTCGAGTCGATAGATGCGGCGAGGCCGAGGGATGATAAGCAGAGGATCAGCGCGGAGCAGCACTGTGTGGCGAGAGACATAGTGAACATGATAGCGTGCGAGGAAGGGGAGAGAGTTGAGAGACACGAGGTGCTTGGGAAGTGGAGGGTGAGGATGATGATGGCTGGGTTCATGGGCTGGCCGGTCGTCTCATCGGCAGCTTTTCCAGCGAGTGAGATGCTTAAAGGTTATGACGAAAACTATAAGCTAGGAGAAAGTGAAGGAGCGCTGTATCTCTTCTGGAAGAGGAGACCCATGGCTACATGTTCCGCCTggaaaccaaacccaaaccacTTTATGTAA
- the LOC108816695 gene encoding protein WHAT'S THIS FACTOR 1 homolog, chloroplastic, producing the protein MIRLLGSSSTAIQHHTKSIPLLIIRRFSLPSTRKDPDLESALSRNKRWIVNSRLKNIILRCPNQVAPVKFLQKKFKTLDLQGKALNWLKKYPCCFDVYLDEDEYYCRLTKPMMALVEEEELVKEAQEPVLADRLAKLLMMSVDQRLNVMKLNELKRSFGFGDDYVVRIVAKYGDVFRLVNYSGRKSSMEIELLSWKPELAVSAVEAAAAGKGNEPSFSCSLPTTWTNPWERFLEFNASPYVSPYREHGEVVEGEKESEKRSVGMVHELLSLTLWKKLSMVKLSHFKKEFGLPEKLNGLLLKHPGIFYVSNKYQVHTVLLREGYDGSELVHKDPLVVVKDKFGELMQQGLYEYNRRRYLANLEKKREKGIEFVKSVGRKRDRIDHGDDDVDEQENRGDRAGGMFDPEERKRFYQILFSDTQ; encoded by the coding sequence ATGATTAGGCTTTTGGGTTCTTCTTCGACTGCAATCCAGCATCACACCAAGTCGATCCCACTCTTAATAATCCGAAGATTCTCGCTTCCTTCAACGAGGAAAGACCCCGACCTCGAATCCGCTCTCTCGCGCAACAAGAGATGGATAGTCAACAGCCGCCTCAAAAACATCATCCTGAGATGTCCTAACCAGGTCGCACCGGTCAAGTTTCTACAGAAGAAGTTCAAAACTCTCGATCTCCAAGGGAAGGCCCTGAACTGGCTTAAGAAGTACCCTTGCTGTTTCGATGTCTATCTTGACGAAGATGAGTATTACTGTCGTTTGACGAAGCCCATGATGGCCCTCGTGGAAGAAGAGGAGCTTGTTAAAGAGGCCCAAGAGCCTGTGTTGGCGGATAGGCTTGCGAAGCTGCTTATGATGAGCGTTGACCAGCGTCTTAATGTGATGAAGCTTAATGAGTTGAAAAGGAGTTTTGGGTTTGGGGATGATTATGTTGTTAGGATTGTGGCCAAGTATGGGGATGTGTTTCGATTGGTGAATTATAGCGGTAGAAAGAGTTCTATGGAGATTGAGCTTTTGTCTTGGAAGCCTGAGCTGGCTGTTTCCGCTGTGGAAGCAGCAGCGGCGGGGAAGGGGAACGAGCCTAGCTTCTCTTGCTCTTTGCCCACCACGTGGACTAACCCGTGGGAGAGGTTCTTGGAGTTTAACGCGTCTCCTTACGTATCTCCGTATCGAGAACATGGGGAGGTTGTGGAGGGTGAGAAGGAGAGTGAGAAGAGAAGCGTTGGGATGGTGCACGAGCTGCTCTCGTTGACGCTGTGGAAGAAGCTGTCGATGGTGAAGCTGAGTCATTTCAAGAAGGAGTTTGGGTTGCCAGAGAAGCTAAACGGGTTGCTTCTGAAGCATCCGGGGATATTCTACGTTTCTAACAAGTATCAGGTTCACACTGTGCTTCTTAGGGAAGGGTACGATGGGTCGGAGTTGGTTCACAAGGACCCGCTCGTTGTTGTCAAGGATAAATTTGGGGAGCTGATGCAGCAGGGGTTGTATGAGTACAATCGGAGGAGGTATTTGGCTAAtctagagaagaagagagagaaaggtaTTGAATTTGTGAAGTCTGTGGGGAGAAAGAGAGACAGGATTGACCATGGGGATGACGATGTTGATGAACAAGAGAACCGTGGGGATAGAGCAGGCGGTATGTTTGAtccagaagaaagaaaaaggttCTATCAGATTCTCTTCAGTGACACCCAATAA
- the LOC108820179 gene encoding microtubule-associated protein 70-5 isoform X2: MTAGENPFASNTSSLQNQLREKDKELLAAKAETEALRTNEDLKNRAFEKLRENVRKLEERLGVSKNLVEQKEVEMKKLEEEKEDALAAQDAAEEALRRVYTHQQEDDSLPLESVIAPLEAQIKLHKHQISALQEDKKALERLTKSKESALLEAERILKSALERALIVEEVQNHNFELRRQIEICQEEYRFLEKINRQKVLEIEKLSQTIIELEEAILAGGTAANAVRDYRRQISQLNAKKRTLERELARVKVSASRVALAVANEWKDENDRVMPVKQWLEERRLLHGEMQKLKDKLAVSERTAKAETQLKERLKLRLKTIEDGLKGSNMFSVSPTTAKAEKSGKILGFLTSGGGGGSKKRSISQPRGSLTGRIHALDQPINRGEERDGKENSKLTSNGSVDQQHEGKAEEDGNVDSGDVVSGFLYDRLQKEVISLRKICESKEGTINTKNEEIKMLLKKVDALTKAIEVETKKAKREAAAREKENALATLNEESKRCRKANLPRSRVHNSR, translated from the exons ATGACAGCAGGAGAAAACCCTTTTGCATCTAACACATCTTCTCTCCAAAACCAGCTTAGAG AAAAGGACAAGGAGCTTTTGGCTGCTAAGGCTGAAACTGAGGCTTTGAGAACAAATGAAGATCTCAAGAACAGAGCATTTGAGAAG CTTAGAGAAAACGTGAGGAAGTTAGAGGAGAGACTTGGAGTCTCTAAGAATCTTGTTGAACAAAAG GAGGTAGAGATGAAGAAGCTAGAGGAAGAGAAGGAAGATGCATTAGCAGCACAGGACGCCGCAGAGGAAGCACTGAGGAGGGTTTACACTCACCAACAGGAAGATGACTCGCTGCCTCTCGAATCTGTTATAGCTCCTCTTGAAGCTCAGATCAAGTTACACAAGCATCAG ATCTCTGCTCTTCAAGAGGACAAGAAAGCGTTGGAAAGGCTGACAAAATCAAAAGAATCAGCGCTTCTTGAAGCAGAGAGAATCTTGAAAAGTGCACTTGAACGTGCTTTGATTGTTGAGGAGGTTCAGAACCACAACTTTGAACTTCGACGACAGATTGAGATCTGCCAG GAAGAGTACAGGTTTCTTGAGAAAATAAACCGCCAGAAAGTGTTGGAGATTGAGAAGCTCTCTCAAACCATTATAGAACTGGAGGAAGCTATCTTGGCAGGAGGAACAGCTGCAAATGCAGTTAGAGACTATCGCCGCCAAATCTCTCAGCTCAATGCAA AGAAGAGAACATTGGAGAGAGAGCTAGCCAGAGTAAAAGTATCAGCAAGTAGAGTGGCTCTTGCGGTTGCTAACGAGTGGAAAGATGAGAATGATAGAGTAATGCCTGTCAAGCAATGGCTTGAAGAGAGAAGGCTTCTCCAT GGAGAAATGCAGAAACTGAAAGATAAACTGGCGGTTTCAGAGAGAACAGCTAAGGCTGAAACACAGCTAAAG GAGAGGTTGAAGCTGAGGCTGAAAACCATAGAAGATGGCTTGAAGGGTTCAAACATGTTTTCTGTCTCTCCAACAACTGCAAAGGCTGAAAAGTCAGGCAAGATTTTAGGATTCTTGactagtggtggtggtggtggatcaAAGAAAAGATCTATTTCTCAACCACGAGGCTCACTTACAGGAAGAATCCATGCTCTAGATCAGCCGATCAACAGAGGTGAAGAAAGAGATGGAAAAGAGAACTCAAAGCTTACATCAAACGGATCAGTTGATCAGCAGCATGAAGGGAAAGCTGAGGAGGATGGAAACGTTGATTCTGGAGATGTGGTTTCAGGGTTTTTGTATGACAGGCTTCAGAAGGAAGTAATTTCTCTCAGAAAGATTTGTGAGAGTAAAGAGGGTACTATAAATACCAAGAATGAAGAAATCAAG ATGTTGTTGAAGAAGGTGGATGCTCTAACGAAAGCAATTGAAGTGGAGACAAAGAAGGCAAAGAGGGAAGCAGCGGcgagagaaaaagaaaacgcACTGGCAACGTTGAATGAAGAGTCAAAACGATGCAGAAAGGCAAACTTACCGAGAAG CCGTGTACACAATTCACGTTGA
- the LOC108820179 gene encoding microtubule-associated protein 70-5 isoform X1: protein MTAGENPFASNTSSLQNQLREKDKELLAAKAETEALRTNEDLKNRAFEKLRENVRKLEERLGVSKNLVEQKEVEMKKLEEEKEDALAAQDAAEEALRRVYTHQQEDDSLPLESVIAPLEAQIKLHKHQISALQEDKKALERLTKSKESALLEAERILKSALERALIVEEVQNHNFELRRQIEICQEEYRFLEKINRQKVLEIEKLSQTIIELEEAILAGGTAANAVRDYRRQISQLNEEKRTLERELARVKVSASRVALAVANEWKDENDRVMPVKQWLEERRLLHGEMQKLKDKLAVSERTAKAETQLKERLKLRLKTIEDGLKGSNMFSVSPTTAKAEKSGKILGFLTSGGGGGSKKRSISQPRGSLTGRIHALDQPINRGEERDGKENSKLTSNGSVDQQHEGKAEEDGNVDSGDVVSGFLYDRLQKEVISLRKICESKEGTINTKNEEIKMLLKKVDALTKAIEVETKKAKREAAAREKENALATLNEESKRCRKANLPRSRVHNSR from the exons ATGACAGCAGGAGAAAACCCTTTTGCATCTAACACATCTTCTCTCCAAAACCAGCTTAGAG AAAAGGACAAGGAGCTTTTGGCTGCTAAGGCTGAAACTGAGGCTTTGAGAACAAATGAAGATCTCAAGAACAGAGCATTTGAGAAG CTTAGAGAAAACGTGAGGAAGTTAGAGGAGAGACTTGGAGTCTCTAAGAATCTTGTTGAACAAAAG GAGGTAGAGATGAAGAAGCTAGAGGAAGAGAAGGAAGATGCATTAGCAGCACAGGACGCCGCAGAGGAAGCACTGAGGAGGGTTTACACTCACCAACAGGAAGATGACTCGCTGCCTCTCGAATCTGTTATAGCTCCTCTTGAAGCTCAGATCAAGTTACACAAGCATCAG ATCTCTGCTCTTCAAGAGGACAAGAAAGCGTTGGAAAGGCTGACAAAATCAAAAGAATCAGCGCTTCTTGAAGCAGAGAGAATCTTGAAAAGTGCACTTGAACGTGCTTTGATTGTTGAGGAGGTTCAGAACCACAACTTTGAACTTCGACGACAGATTGAGATCTGCCAG GAAGAGTACAGGTTTCTTGAGAAAATAAACCGCCAGAAAGTGTTGGAGATTGAGAAGCTCTCTCAAACCATTATAGAACTGGAGGAAGCTATCTTGGCAGGAGGAACAGCTGCAAATGCAGTTAGAGACTATCGCCGCCAAATCTCTCAGCTCAAT GAAGAGAAGAGAACATTGGAGAGAGAGCTAGCCAGAGTAAAAGTATCAGCAAGTAGAGTGGCTCTTGCGGTTGCTAACGAGTGGAAAGATGAGAATGATAGAGTAATGCCTGTCAAGCAATGGCTTGAAGAGAGAAGGCTTCTCCAT GGAGAAATGCAGAAACTGAAAGATAAACTGGCGGTTTCAGAGAGAACAGCTAAGGCTGAAACACAGCTAAAG GAGAGGTTGAAGCTGAGGCTGAAAACCATAGAAGATGGCTTGAAGGGTTCAAACATGTTTTCTGTCTCTCCAACAACTGCAAAGGCTGAAAAGTCAGGCAAGATTTTAGGATTCTTGactagtggtggtggtggtggatcaAAGAAAAGATCTATTTCTCAACCACGAGGCTCACTTACAGGAAGAATCCATGCTCTAGATCAGCCGATCAACAGAGGTGAAGAAAGAGATGGAAAAGAGAACTCAAAGCTTACATCAAACGGATCAGTTGATCAGCAGCATGAAGGGAAAGCTGAGGAGGATGGAAACGTTGATTCTGGAGATGTGGTTTCAGGGTTTTTGTATGACAGGCTTCAGAAGGAAGTAATTTCTCTCAGAAAGATTTGTGAGAGTAAAGAGGGTACTATAAATACCAAGAATGAAGAAATCAAG ATGTTGTTGAAGAAGGTGGATGCTCTAACGAAAGCAATTGAAGTGGAGACAAAGAAGGCAAAGAGGGAAGCAGCGGcgagagaaaaagaaaacgcACTGGCAACGTTGAATGAAGAGTCAAAACGATGCAGAAAGGCAAACTTACCGAGAAG CCGTGTACACAATTCACGTTGA
- the LOC108820179 gene encoding microtubule-associated protein 70-5 isoform X3, giving the protein MTAGENPFASNTSSLQNQLREKDKELLAAKAETEALRTNEDLKNRAFEKLRENVRKLEERLGVSKNLVEQKEVEMKKLEEEKEDALAAQDAAEEALRRVYTHQQEDDSLPLESVIAPLEAQIKLHKHQISALQEDKKALERLTKSKESALLEAERILKSALERALIVEEVQNHNFELRRQIEICQEEYRFLEKINRQKVLEIEKLSQTIIELEEAILAGGTAANAVRDYRRQISQLNEEKRTLERELARVKVSASRVALAVANEWKDENDRVMPVKQWLEERRLLHGEMQKLKDKLAVSERTAKAETQLKERLKLRLKTIEDGLKGSNMFSVSPTTAKAEKSGRIHALDQPINRGEERDGKENSKLTSNGSVDQQHEGKAEEDGNVDSGDVVSGFLYDRLQKEVISLRKICESKEGTINTKNEEIKMLLKKVDALTKAIEVETKKAKREAAAREKENALATLNEESKRCRKANLPRSRVHNSR; this is encoded by the exons ATGACAGCAGGAGAAAACCCTTTTGCATCTAACACATCTTCTCTCCAAAACCAGCTTAGAG AAAAGGACAAGGAGCTTTTGGCTGCTAAGGCTGAAACTGAGGCTTTGAGAACAAATGAAGATCTCAAGAACAGAGCATTTGAGAAG CTTAGAGAAAACGTGAGGAAGTTAGAGGAGAGACTTGGAGTCTCTAAGAATCTTGTTGAACAAAAG GAGGTAGAGATGAAGAAGCTAGAGGAAGAGAAGGAAGATGCATTAGCAGCACAGGACGCCGCAGAGGAAGCACTGAGGAGGGTTTACACTCACCAACAGGAAGATGACTCGCTGCCTCTCGAATCTGTTATAGCTCCTCTTGAAGCTCAGATCAAGTTACACAAGCATCAG ATCTCTGCTCTTCAAGAGGACAAGAAAGCGTTGGAAAGGCTGACAAAATCAAAAGAATCAGCGCTTCTTGAAGCAGAGAGAATCTTGAAAAGTGCACTTGAACGTGCTTTGATTGTTGAGGAGGTTCAGAACCACAACTTTGAACTTCGACGACAGATTGAGATCTGCCAG GAAGAGTACAGGTTTCTTGAGAAAATAAACCGCCAGAAAGTGTTGGAGATTGAGAAGCTCTCTCAAACCATTATAGAACTGGAGGAAGCTATCTTGGCAGGAGGAACAGCTGCAAATGCAGTTAGAGACTATCGCCGCCAAATCTCTCAGCTCAAT GAAGAGAAGAGAACATTGGAGAGAGAGCTAGCCAGAGTAAAAGTATCAGCAAGTAGAGTGGCTCTTGCGGTTGCTAACGAGTGGAAAGATGAGAATGATAGAGTAATGCCTGTCAAGCAATGGCTTGAAGAGAGAAGGCTTCTCCAT GGAGAAATGCAGAAACTGAAAGATAAACTGGCGGTTTCAGAGAGAACAGCTAAGGCTGAAACACAGCTAAAG GAGAGGTTGAAGCTGAGGCTGAAAACCATAGAAGATGGCTTGAAGGGTTCAAACATGTTTTCTGTCTCTCCAACAACTGCAAAGGCTGAAAAGTCAG GAAGAATCCATGCTCTAGATCAGCCGATCAACAGAGGTGAAGAAAGAGATGGAAAAGAGAACTCAAAGCTTACATCAAACGGATCAGTTGATCAGCAGCATGAAGGGAAAGCTGAGGAGGATGGAAACGTTGATTCTGGAGATGTGGTTTCAGGGTTTTTGTATGACAGGCTTCAGAAGGAAGTAATTTCTCTCAGAAAGATTTGTGAGAGTAAAGAGGGTACTATAAATACCAAGAATGAAGAAATCAAG ATGTTGTTGAAGAAGGTGGATGCTCTAACGAAAGCAATTGAAGTGGAGACAAAGAAGGCAAAGAGGGAAGCAGCGGcgagagaaaaagaaaacgcACTGGCAACGTTGAATGAAGAGTCAAAACGATGCAGAAAGGCAAACTTACCGAGAAG CCGTGTACACAATTCACGTTGA
- the LOC108839407 gene encoding uncharacterized protein LOC108839407, producing the protein MVRFLGSSTAIQHHTKSIPLLIIRRFSLPSTRKDPDLESALSRNKRWIVNSRLKNIILRCPNQVAPVKFLQKKFKTLDLQGKALNWLKKYPCCFDVYLDEDEYYCRLTKPMMALVEEEELVKEAQEPVLADRLAKLLMMSVHQRLNVVMVKLNEIVAKYGDVFRLVNYSGRKSSMEIELLSWKPELAVSAVEAAAAGKRKQM; encoded by the exons ATGGTTAGGTTTCTGGGTTCTTCCACTGCGATCCAACACCATACCAAGTCGATCCCACTCTTAATTATCCGAAGATTCTCGCTTCCTTCAACGAGGAAAGACCCCGACCTCGAATCCGCTCTCTCACGCAACAAGAGATGGATAGTCAACAGCCGCCTCAAAAACATCATCCTGAGATGTCCCAACCAGGTCGCACCGGTTAAGTTTCTACAGAAGAAGTTCAAAACCCTCGATCTCCAAGGGAAGGCCCTGAACTGGCTTAAGAAGTACCCTTGCTGTTTCGACGTCTACCTCGACGAGGATGAGTATTACTGTCGTTTGACGAAGCCCATGATGGCCCTCGTGGAAGAAGAGGAGCTTGTTAAAGAGGCCCAAGAGCCTGTTTTGGCTGATAGGCTTGCGAAGCTGCTTATGATGAGTGTTCACCAGCGTCTTAACGTGGTGATGGTGAAGcttaatga GATTGTGGCGAAGTACGGGGATGTGTTTCGGTTGGTGAATTATAGCGGGAGGAAGAGTTCGATGGAGATTGAGCTTTTGTCTTGGAAGCCTGAGCTGGCTGTTTCCGCTGTGGAAGCAGCAGCAGCggggaaaagaaaacaaatgtaa